The window TTATAGCGAAATCGACCGAATTGATGTCAATTGAGTTTCGAATATACTGAAGCATAGATTCGAACATGTTTCTGTTATAAATTTCGCTGCATCCATCTTCTTCTCTGTTAGTGATGCTGTAAATTAGGGGTAGACTGTCACCAGCTTGTTCCGTGAGTCTCTTGCGGTGCGAAGATATTCGTATTGATGTCAAAGGATCAGCTCGAGCATTAATGACGATTTTCCAAGATGGCACCGGGAGTTTGAATTAGGGCAGTTGAATTAGAGAACTGAATCTGTTAGCTTTTAGGGGCAATAGTAAGAAATTTGTTACTGGAAACCTGTTGGCACGAAGGTTTCAACTCAACTTTGTTGAAGAAAGAGCATATATCTAATTGTCAATAGTATTCCGTGCAATTGTGCTGATGGTCGATTCAAACAAATACGTGTTGCATTAGTCACAGCTTGAGTGCTCGATTTACTGTAACCTGGTTAATTCCTCTTTTTCGTAAGTTGTTCTGATATACTCGATGATCTTGATCCAACTGATTACAGCAAAAGCTACACCCCAGGAATCAGAAGTTAATTTAGCCGCAGAAGCCTTCAGCAATTTCAAGCACCTGCTTCTGCCAATAACTGATCAAAATCCTTACCTTTCTGAAGGAACAAGACAGGTCATTGCTCTTATAGACATCTAAATGTCTCTTTTTGGAGTTGAATTGATTCAGATGTTTTGGTCTTTAAAGTTTACTTAATGAAGGTGTGGACATGTTTAGGAATTTAGTAACTCTTTTACTTTGATGGCCATGTAAGTTTAGTTCAGTTGTTGATCACTAGATTTTTGGAAGTAGTATGGAAAGTATAAATTTTCATTCGGTTTGAATCTATGCCTGTAAACAAGTTTAGTCTAACCTCAAAAATTGTAGCTGTCCTTTTGGTTGTAAGAGGacatataatttcttttgtttttcttttcatcatCCCAATGGTGAAACATGATATATTTTTGGGCTGCCTTTTTCAGTGTTTGCTTCGTCTGGTTATGATTGCAAGCTTTTCACTACTTACCTTAATTTAAACAGGCTGTAGCTACCACAGCTGCTTTGGCAAAGAAGTATGGAGCTGATATCACAGTAGTCGGTGAGTGCATTTGCTTCTTAGACCACTATCTGAAATGCAGAAGTGCTCTTTCTTTTATGGAGAAACCTATCCAAATTATTATTGAAGAATCTTGGCCTCTCTTCCTTCTTTGGGGGGATTTGCAGTTATTGATGAGAGGCAGAAAGAATCATTGCCTGAGCATGAGAACCAACTTTCTAGCGTCCGATGGCATCTCTCAGAAGGTAATTCTGATATCCCGTCTTCCTTTATCTGAAATGAAGATGTGGATTCTTATTTGTCACTTCGACAGTCCTCTTCATGTATGGGCTGAAATAGCAATAAATGCCCAAATTGCATGATTTTATTGAATGGTTGACATGATATATGGACACTAGTTTTTTTACTCATGTGATGAACGGGTTATTGTTTAGAGTAGTTATTTTTAGatggatttttaaaaattgacataataattgaaattttcattaaagtaagtatatatatattcttaaattgaaAGCATTCAAATATTAGTGCATACAATAACAAAGTCAGAATAATTGGAAATGAATTATAATGCCaaagatgaagaaaatgatattactaaaaaaaaaaacattttattgaataaaaaattgtaatagatGACCTTcatgtattttgtaaaaaaagaaGTGCAAATCatctattttaataatttttaaatagatttatcCATTACTATTTCAAAAGTGTTTAATACTTAAATATACTTATTAGAAATTTCTTTTAGTTACTAATTATGTCGAAAagtttttttatagatatttattttaagaaattgt of the Punica granatum isolate Tunisia-2019 chromosome 6, ASM765513v2, whole genome shotgun sequence genome contains:
- the LOC116212528 gene encoding uncharacterized protein LOC116212528 isoform X3, which produces MAFAHSLLVVPVETSPSFLHSRNPFSSQSYPSPSPFGSPFHLSFPCCSSSSSSSSSSFPWVKPLSPLPRRGSSRIGPQAKATPQESEVNLAAEAFSNFKHLLLPITDQNPYLSEGTRQAVATTAALAKKYGADITVVVIDERQKESLPEHENQLSSVRWHLSEGRT